A genomic window from Euwallacea fornicatus isolate EFF26 chromosome 6, ASM4011564v1, whole genome shotgun sequence includes:
- the Tcs3 gene encoding tRNA N6-adenosine threonylcarbamoyltransferase isoform X1 — MVIALGLEGSANKLGVGIIKDGIVLSNPRKTYITPPGEGFMPKETAQHHRRHILEVLKLALDQAKISPQDLDVICYTKGPGMGAPLATVAIVARTIAQLWNKPILGVNHCIGHIEMGRLITGAKNPTVLYVSGGNTQIIAYARKRYRIFGETIDIAIGNCLDRFARILKLSNDPSPGYNVEQLAKIGSKYVPLPYCVKGMDVSFSGILSYLEERSDALLIQGFTPEDMCFSLQETIFAMLVETTERALAHCNSNEVLIVGGVGCNLRLQEMMGEMCSERGATLFATDERFCIDNGVMIAHAGYEMFKSGNQMSWKESFITQRYRTDEVETTWRND; from the exons ATGGTAATTGCTTTAGGATTAGAGGGCAGTGCCAATAAGTTAGGCGTTGGTATCATTAAAGACGGTATTGTTCTTTCTAATCCAAGGAAAACATACATAACACCACCAGGTGAAGGGTTCATGCCTAAAGAAACTGCCCAGCACCATCGACGACATATTTTAGAAGTTCTTAAGTTAGCCCTGGATCAAGCTAAG ATATCACCTCAAGATTTGGATgtaatttgttacacaaaagGGCCAGGAATGGGGGCTCCTTTGGCTACAGTGGCAATTGTTGCTAGGACAATTGCTCAATTATGgaataaaccaattttagGTGTCAATCACTGTATTGGAC ATATTGAAATGGGAAGATTAATAACTGGTGCCAAAAATCCCACTGTCCTCTATGTAAGTGGAGGGAACACTCAAATTATTGCTTATGCAAGGAAAAGGTACCGAATATTTGGAGAAACTATAGATATAGCTATAGGGAATTGTCTAGATCGATTTgctagaattttaaaattatctaacGACCCTAGTCCAGGATATAATGTTGAACAATTAGCCAAAATAGGGTCAAAATATGTTCCTCTACCATATTGTGTCAAAGGAATGGATGTCAGCTTTTCAG GAATTCTTAGCTATCTAGAAGAAAGATCAGATGCTTTATTGATACAAGGCTTTACTCCAGAAGACATGTGCTTTTCTCTTCAAGAAACCATCTTTGCAATGCTAGTTGAAACTACAGAACGGGCACTAGCTCATTGCAATTCAAATGAAGTTCTAATTG TAGGTGGAGTGGGGTGCAACCTACGTCTGCAAGAAATGATGGGTGAGATGTGTAGTGAAAGAGGGGCTACCTTGTTTGCTACAGACGAACGTTTTTGCATCGATAATGGGGTAATGATTGCTCATGCTGGgtatgaaatgtttaaatcTGGAAATCAAATGTCATGGAAAGAGTCATTTATTACACAAAGGTACAGGACTGATGAGGTTGAAACAACATGGAGGAATGATTGA
- the Tcs3 gene encoding probable tRNA N6-adenosine threonylcarbamoyltransferase isoform X2, whose protein sequence is MVIALGLEGSANKLGVGIIKDGIVLSNPRKTYITPPGEGFMPKETAQHHRRHILEVLKLALDQAKISPQDLDVICYTKGPGMGAPLATVAIVARTIAQLWNKPILGVNHCIGHIEMGRLITGAKNPTVLYVSGGNTQIIAYARKRYRIFGETIDIAIGNCLDRFARILKLSNDPSPGYNVEQLAKIGSKYVPLPYCVKGMDVSFSGILSYLEERSDALLIQGFTPEDMCFSLQETIFAMLVETTERALAHCNSNEVLIENKPIFSRWSGVQPTSARNDG, encoded by the exons ATGGTAATTGCTTTAGGATTAGAGGGCAGTGCCAATAAGTTAGGCGTTGGTATCATTAAAGACGGTATTGTTCTTTCTAATCCAAGGAAAACATACATAACACCACCAGGTGAAGGGTTCATGCCTAAAGAAACTGCCCAGCACCATCGACGACATATTTTAGAAGTTCTTAAGTTAGCCCTGGATCAAGCTAAG ATATCACCTCAAGATTTGGATgtaatttgttacacaaaagGGCCAGGAATGGGGGCTCCTTTGGCTACAGTGGCAATTGTTGCTAGGACAATTGCTCAATTATGgaataaaccaattttagGTGTCAATCACTGTATTGGAC ATATTGAAATGGGAAGATTAATAACTGGTGCCAAAAATCCCACTGTCCTCTATGTAAGTGGAGGGAACACTCAAATTATTGCTTATGCAAGGAAAAGGTACCGAATATTTGGAGAAACTATAGATATAGCTATAGGGAATTGTCTAGATCGATTTgctagaattttaaaattatctaacGACCCTAGTCCAGGATATAATGTTGAACAATTAGCCAAAATAGGGTCAAAATATGTTCCTCTACCATATTGTGTCAAAGGAATGGATGTCAGCTTTTCAG GAATTCTTAGCTATCTAGAAGAAAGATCAGATGCTTTATTGATACAAGGCTTTACTCCAGAAGACATGTGCTTTTCTCTTCAAGAAACCATCTTTGCAATGCTAGTTGAAACTACAGAACGGGCACTAGCTCATTGCAATTCAAATGAAGTTCTAATTG AGAACAAGCCAATTTTTAGTAGGTGGAGTGGGGTGCAACCTACGTCTGCAAGAAATGATGGGTGA
- the LOC136339764 gene encoding zinc finger CCCH domain-containing protein 18 isoform X1, which yields MPVMESDNSRSGSSSNESDNEDVQSHSRSQTPRSHSQSPGTEPQSPDSNRSRSRSHSNTPKSPSLSPERSVLNGPRSPEKADSLSPVVHRSRSNSALSYGRSPERSNHSSQPLTPKSTLSHGSVSPPPTPNSSRASPRGLRSPVSSRDNSVSPRVPRNPQKVHLKSRGSDSEDDTSRNLRGRSSSRSTSRGSRNRSKSGSASDSSIGSVDSSARKNKDVTRATDTRPEDISDGDMESDHGSSRNKAEKGKVTITHEDLSDVSDLEDSIGGHSENERPVESKKHNELKAEEKNDHREDLDDKSRNVEKKQPFVDGSLTNARPDEGEEQLDFEAEDGECEEVKSKDDEKEEGEEDKEDHQAIVKEEKELEEGEVTDEDDARPEETEPRPICRFFSRGACTWGASCRFLHPGVTDKGNYTMFDMVRPMLPGEYGMGRMGDDRHYKPEPPHVESAWERGLRTAKEMLKKSMRRKEQDIDFEEKKMNLSIAQEEFDKENGYYGRIPSPEPRYVRHIPEYVARPPPEEYYGRRPIMYENEYMPPRREHPRPYREMPPPRGPPPDYYNPKYEEEPPPRALERPEARDRERDRERRKPKREVIVQRTENKDERPTRGDEWQDPWMRSKSPSRRKDRKRSYSSGSSSYSSSSSRSSSASSKSSYRSRSAYRRDRSRSKQPGARQVSPSVIVSERKAANERAALMNPPAPRRRAPSPGMMRVTGAANPPAPSSREDYGRTRSKLAVAAALARVKNRRHSSRSSSGSSSGSSSSDSDSSESSSSSNRSNSPPARDVRKTSEFVKAIALKNAPPEKNKIKINLKNPSGPRKPDVAKVEVTTKKRPASSPPPGDPKSKKATSRREELLKQLKAVEDAIAKKRSKV from the exons ATGCCAGTCATGGAGTCTGACAACTCTAGAAGTGGGTCTTCTAGTAATGAAAGTGATAATGAGGATGTTCAAAGTCACTCTAGGTCTCAAACACCCCGTAGCCATTCTCAGAGTCCAGGTACTGAACCTCAAAGTCCTGACAGCAACAG ATCTAGGTCACGAAGCCACTCCAATACACCAAAAAGTCCGTCTCTATCTCCAGAACGTTCTGTATTGAATGGGCCACGAAGTCCTGAAAAGGCCGATTCATTGAGCCCTGTAGTACATAGAAGCAG ATCCAACTCGGCTTTGTCATATGGAAGATCCCCTGAAAGAAGTAATCACAGCAGCCAACCATTAACACCCAAGTCGACACTTTCTCATGGCAGTGTCTCTCCTCCCCCTACACCCAATTCATCTAGGGCTAGTCCTAGAGGACTGCGATCACCAGTAAGCTCAAGGGACAATTCTGTTAGTCCTAGAGTTCCGCGCAATCCTCAAAAAGTGCACCTCAAATCGAGA GGATCAGACAGTGAAGATGATACCTCAAGAAATTTGAGAGGAAGAAGCTCGAGCCGCTCAACCTCGCGAGGGTCCAGAAATCGAAGTAAAAGTGGCAGTGCTTCAGACTCTTCGATTGGCAGCGTCGATTCTTCCGcaagaaaaaacaaagatgTTACGCGTGCAACCGATACGCGACCTGAGGACATATCTGATG GTGACATGGAATCGGATCACGGCAGTTCAAGGAATAAGGCGGAAAAAGGCAAAGTTACAATTACACATGAAGATCTTTCTGACGTGTCAGATCTTGAGGATTCAATAGGAGGACATTCTGAGAATGAGAGACCAGTTGAGTCAAAAAAGCACAACGAACTGAaagctgaagaaaaaaatgatcataGAGAGGATTTGGATGACAAATCGCGCAATGTTGAGAAAAAG CAGCCTTTTGTGGACGGGTCCCTGACTAATGCTCGACCTGACGAAGGCGAAGAACAGCTAGATTTTGAAGCAGAAGATGGGGAATGTGAGGAAGTAAAGTCAAAGGATGATGAAAAGGAAGAAGGCGAAGAAGATAAAGAAGATCATCAAGCAATTGTCAAAGAAGAGAAAGAATTAGAAGAGGGAGAG GTTACTGATGAAGATGATGCAAGACCCGAAGAGACCGAACCGAGACCGATATGTCGATTTTTTTCGCGAGGTGCCTGTACATGGGGTGCCAGTTGTAGATTCTTGCATCCAGGCGTTACAGACAAAG GCAATTATACTATGTTCGACATGGTGAGACCTATGCTTCCCGGCGAATACGGCATGGGGAGGATGGGGGATGATAGACACTACAAGCCCGAACCACCCCATGTTGAATCGGCCTGGGAGAGGGGTCTAAGGACTGCAAAGGAGATGCTGAAGAAATCCATGCGTCGAAAGGAGCAGGACATTGATTtcgaagaaaagaaaatgaatttgagCATAGCGCAAGAGGAATTTGATAAAGAGAACGGCTATTACGGGAGGATTCCGTCGCCGGAACCCAGATATGTCCGACATATTCCGGAGTACGTGGCTAGACCGCCTCCTGAGGAGTATTACGGTCGGCGACCTATCATGTATGAAAATGAGTACATGCCTCCACGCAGGGAACATCCAAGGCCGTACCGAGAAATGCCTCCTCCGCGAGGACCACCCCCCGACTATTACAATCCAAAGTATGAGGAAGAGCCTCCTCCGCGCGCTCTTGAACGTCCCGAAGCACGTGATCGCGAGCGCGACCGAGAACGAAGAAAACCAAAAAGAGAAGTGATTGTTCAGAGAACAGAAAATAAGGACGAGCGGCCAACCAGAGGTGACGAGTGGCAGGACCCTTGGATGCGGTCGAAATCTCCGAGCCGCAGGAAAGATAGAAAGCGATCATACAGCTCAGGTTCGAGTTCGTACTCTAGCAGTTCATCACGCAGTAGCTCGGCGAGCAGCAAGAGTTCATATCGCTCTCGATCCGCTTACAGGCGTGACAGGTCTAGATCAAAACAACCGGGAGCGAGACAGGTTTCTCCCTCTGTAATAGTGTCTGAGAGGAAAGCAGCTAATGAGAGGGCTGCGCTAATGAACCCGCCTGCACCCAGAAGACGAGCACCATCTCCAG GGATGATGCGGGTAACTGGGGCAGCCAATCCTCCCGCGCCTTCATCAAGAGAGGACTATGGCAGAACACGGAGTAAATTAGCCGTGGCGGCGGCACTCGCGAGAGTAAAGAATAGACGGCATTCATCCAGATCCAGTTCAGGATCAAGTTCTGGAAGCAGCTCCAGTGACTCAGATAGTAGCGAGTCCAGTAGCTCGTCCAACCGCAGCAATTCTCCTCCCGCACGGGACGTTAGGAAGACGTCAG AATTTGTCAAAGCAATCGCATTAAAGAACGCTCCccctgaaaaaaataaaattaaaataaatttaaagaaccCATCGGGCCCTCGCAAACCTGATGTCGCCAAAGTCGAGGTGACAACCAAGAAACGACCGGCTAGCTCGCCACCCCCCGGAGATCCCAAATCTAAAAAGGCTACCTCCAGAAGAGAGGAGTTGCTAAAACAATTGAAGGCTGTCGAGGACGCTATAGCGAAGAAGCGATCGAAAGTATGA
- the LOC136339764 gene encoding zinc finger CCCH domain-containing protein 18 isoform X2: protein MPVMESDNSRSGSSSNESDNEDVQSHSRSQTPRSHSQSPGTEPQSPDSNRSRSRSHSNTPKSPSLSPERSVLNGPRSPEKADSLSPVVHRSRSNSALSYGRSPERSNHSSQPLTPKSTLSHGSVSPPPTPNSSRASPRGLRSPVSSRDNSVSPRVPRNPQKVHLKSRGSDSEDDTSRNLRGRSSSRSTSRGSRNRSKSGSASDSSIGSVDSSARKNKDVTRATDTRPEDISDGDMESDHGSSRNKAEKGKVTITHEDLSDVSDLEDSIGGHSENERPVESKKHNELKAEEKNDHREDLDDKSRNVEKKPFVDGSLTNARPDEGEEQLDFEAEDGECEEVKSKDDEKEEGEEDKEDHQAIVKEEKELEEGEVTDEDDARPEETEPRPICRFFSRGACTWGASCRFLHPGVTDKGNYTMFDMVRPMLPGEYGMGRMGDDRHYKPEPPHVESAWERGLRTAKEMLKKSMRRKEQDIDFEEKKMNLSIAQEEFDKENGYYGRIPSPEPRYVRHIPEYVARPPPEEYYGRRPIMYENEYMPPRREHPRPYREMPPPRGPPPDYYNPKYEEEPPPRALERPEARDRERDRERRKPKREVIVQRTENKDERPTRGDEWQDPWMRSKSPSRRKDRKRSYSSGSSSYSSSSSRSSSASSKSSYRSRSAYRRDRSRSKQPGARQVSPSVIVSERKAANERAALMNPPAPRRRAPSPGMMRVTGAANPPAPSSREDYGRTRSKLAVAAALARVKNRRHSSRSSSGSSSGSSSSDSDSSESSSSSNRSNSPPARDVRKTSEFVKAIALKNAPPEKNKIKINLKNPSGPRKPDVAKVEVTTKKRPASSPPPGDPKSKKATSRREELLKQLKAVEDAIAKKRSKV, encoded by the exons ATGCCAGTCATGGAGTCTGACAACTCTAGAAGTGGGTCTTCTAGTAATGAAAGTGATAATGAGGATGTTCAAAGTCACTCTAGGTCTCAAACACCCCGTAGCCATTCTCAGAGTCCAGGTACTGAACCTCAAAGTCCTGACAGCAACAG ATCTAGGTCACGAAGCCACTCCAATACACCAAAAAGTCCGTCTCTATCTCCAGAACGTTCTGTATTGAATGGGCCACGAAGTCCTGAAAAGGCCGATTCATTGAGCCCTGTAGTACATAGAAGCAG ATCCAACTCGGCTTTGTCATATGGAAGATCCCCTGAAAGAAGTAATCACAGCAGCCAACCATTAACACCCAAGTCGACACTTTCTCATGGCAGTGTCTCTCCTCCCCCTACACCCAATTCATCTAGGGCTAGTCCTAGAGGACTGCGATCACCAGTAAGCTCAAGGGACAATTCTGTTAGTCCTAGAGTTCCGCGCAATCCTCAAAAAGTGCACCTCAAATCGAGA GGATCAGACAGTGAAGATGATACCTCAAGAAATTTGAGAGGAAGAAGCTCGAGCCGCTCAACCTCGCGAGGGTCCAGAAATCGAAGTAAAAGTGGCAGTGCTTCAGACTCTTCGATTGGCAGCGTCGATTCTTCCGcaagaaaaaacaaagatgTTACGCGTGCAACCGATACGCGACCTGAGGACATATCTGATG GTGACATGGAATCGGATCACGGCAGTTCAAGGAATAAGGCGGAAAAAGGCAAAGTTACAATTACACATGAAGATCTTTCTGACGTGTCAGATCTTGAGGATTCAATAGGAGGACATTCTGAGAATGAGAGACCAGTTGAGTCAAAAAAGCACAACGAACTGAaagctgaagaaaaaaatgatcataGAGAGGATTTGGATGACAAATCGCGCAATGTTGAGAAAAAG CCTTTTGTGGACGGGTCCCTGACTAATGCTCGACCTGACGAAGGCGAAGAACAGCTAGATTTTGAAGCAGAAGATGGGGAATGTGAGGAAGTAAAGTCAAAGGATGATGAAAAGGAAGAAGGCGAAGAAGATAAAGAAGATCATCAAGCAATTGTCAAAGAAGAGAAAGAATTAGAAGAGGGAGAG GTTACTGATGAAGATGATGCAAGACCCGAAGAGACCGAACCGAGACCGATATGTCGATTTTTTTCGCGAGGTGCCTGTACATGGGGTGCCAGTTGTAGATTCTTGCATCCAGGCGTTACAGACAAAG GCAATTATACTATGTTCGACATGGTGAGACCTATGCTTCCCGGCGAATACGGCATGGGGAGGATGGGGGATGATAGACACTACAAGCCCGAACCACCCCATGTTGAATCGGCCTGGGAGAGGGGTCTAAGGACTGCAAAGGAGATGCTGAAGAAATCCATGCGTCGAAAGGAGCAGGACATTGATTtcgaagaaaagaaaatgaatttgagCATAGCGCAAGAGGAATTTGATAAAGAGAACGGCTATTACGGGAGGATTCCGTCGCCGGAACCCAGATATGTCCGACATATTCCGGAGTACGTGGCTAGACCGCCTCCTGAGGAGTATTACGGTCGGCGACCTATCATGTATGAAAATGAGTACATGCCTCCACGCAGGGAACATCCAAGGCCGTACCGAGAAATGCCTCCTCCGCGAGGACCACCCCCCGACTATTACAATCCAAAGTATGAGGAAGAGCCTCCTCCGCGCGCTCTTGAACGTCCCGAAGCACGTGATCGCGAGCGCGACCGAGAACGAAGAAAACCAAAAAGAGAAGTGATTGTTCAGAGAACAGAAAATAAGGACGAGCGGCCAACCAGAGGTGACGAGTGGCAGGACCCTTGGATGCGGTCGAAATCTCCGAGCCGCAGGAAAGATAGAAAGCGATCATACAGCTCAGGTTCGAGTTCGTACTCTAGCAGTTCATCACGCAGTAGCTCGGCGAGCAGCAAGAGTTCATATCGCTCTCGATCCGCTTACAGGCGTGACAGGTCTAGATCAAAACAACCGGGAGCGAGACAGGTTTCTCCCTCTGTAATAGTGTCTGAGAGGAAAGCAGCTAATGAGAGGGCTGCGCTAATGAACCCGCCTGCACCCAGAAGACGAGCACCATCTCCAG GGATGATGCGGGTAACTGGGGCAGCCAATCCTCCCGCGCCTTCATCAAGAGAGGACTATGGCAGAACACGGAGTAAATTAGCCGTGGCGGCGGCACTCGCGAGAGTAAAGAATAGACGGCATTCATCCAGATCCAGTTCAGGATCAAGTTCTGGAAGCAGCTCCAGTGACTCAGATAGTAGCGAGTCCAGTAGCTCGTCCAACCGCAGCAATTCTCCTCCCGCACGGGACGTTAGGAAGACGTCAG AATTTGTCAAAGCAATCGCATTAAAGAACGCTCCccctgaaaaaaataaaattaaaataaatttaaagaaccCATCGGGCCCTCGCAAACCTGATGTCGCCAAAGTCGAGGTGACAACCAAGAAACGACCGGCTAGCTCGCCACCCCCCGGAGATCCCAAATCTAAAAAGGCTACCTCCAGAAGAGAGGAGTTGCTAAAACAATTGAAGGCTGTCGAGGACGCTATAGCGAAGAAGCGATCGAAAGTATGA
- the Naa60 gene encoding N-alpha-acetyltransferase 60 isoform X1 yields the protein MADISWYKSNGDRKDSYSSMSEREVILHSLAEVQLRFLCPDDLDEVRALCQEWFPIEYPFYWYEEITSSNRVNSLNAFKLKSLIYSLLNNDAPHYSLYKKQIIGLIVAEIIPHSRLHEEDAGILAKSFSDCDIAYILSLGVLKKYRRNGIATLLLDSLLKNLTTPERKKVKAAFLHVLTTNSAAIRFYEKRKFKLHTFLPYYYSIKGRCKDGFMYVLYLNEGHPPWTLYDYIKCMCGRVMKGAGFFPWVLFNINKALGWLWGEHHESATQDHH from the exons atggcTGATATTAGttg gTATAAATCTAATGGAGATAGAAAGGATTCCTACTCGAGCATGAGTGAAAGGGAAGTTATATTACATTCATTAGCAGAGGTCCAGTTAAGATTTTTATGTCCAGATGATTTAGATGAGGTGAGGGCATTATGTCAGGAATGGTTTCCAATTGAGTACCCTTTTTATTGGTATGAAGAAATTACTTCAAGCAACAG aGTCAATAGCCTTAATGCcttcaaattgaaatcattaatttattctttattGAATAATGATGCACCCCATTATTCAT TATACAAGAAACAGATAATAGGCCTTATAGTAGCTGAAATAATACCACATTCCCGTTTGCATGAAGAGGATGCAGGGATTTTAGCAAAATCATTTAGTGATTGTGATATTGCATATATTCTCTCACTTGGGGTACTGAAAAAGTATCGTAGGAATGGGATAGCAACACTGCTGTTAGATtcccttttaaaaaatttaaccacTCCTGAAAGAAAGAAGGTAAAAGCAGCGTTTTTGCACGTTTTAACTACCAACTCAGCTGCTATTCGTTTTTATGAGAAGAGAAA GTTTAAACTTCACACATTTTTGCCTTATTATTACTCAATTAAAGGAAGATGTAAAGACGGTTTTATGTatgttttgtatttaaatgagGGACATCCACCTTGGACCTTATA CGATTACATCAAATGTATGTGTGGCAGAGTAATGAAAGGAGCAGGATTTTTTCCCTGGGTCCTATTCAACATAAACAAGGCTTTAGGTTGGTTGTGGGGAGAGCACCATGAGTCAGCAACTCAAGATCATCActga
- the Naa60 gene encoding N-alpha-acetyltransferase 60 isoform X2 yields MADISWYKSNGDRKDSYSSMSEREVILHSLAEVQLRFLCPDDLDEVRALCQEWFPIEYPFYWYEEITSSNSSFYSLAAVYKKQIIGLIVAEIIPHSRLHEEDAGILAKSFSDCDIAYILSLGVLKKYRRNGIATLLLDSLLKNLTTPERKKVKAAFLHVLTTNSAAIRFYEKRKFKLHTFLPYYYSIKGRCKDGFMYVLYLNEGHPPWTLYDYIKCMCGRVMKGAGFFPWVLFNINKALGWLWGEHHESATQDHH; encoded by the exons atggcTGATATTAGttg gTATAAATCTAATGGAGATAGAAAGGATTCCTACTCGAGCATGAGTGAAAGGGAAGTTATATTACATTCATTAGCAGAGGTCCAGTTAAGATTTTTATGTCCAGATGATTTAGATGAGGTGAGGGCATTATGTCAGGAATGGTTTCCAATTGAGTACCCTTTTTATTGGTATGAAGAAATTACTTCAAGCAACAG TTCATTTTATTCACTTGCTGCAGTATACAAGAAACAGATAATAGGCCTTATAGTAGCTGAAATAATACCACATTCCCGTTTGCATGAAGAGGATGCAGGGATTTTAGCAAAATCATTTAGTGATTGTGATATTGCATATATTCTCTCACTTGGGGTACTGAAAAAGTATCGTAGGAATGGGATAGCAACACTGCTGTTAGATtcccttttaaaaaatttaaccacTCCTGAAAGAAAGAAGGTAAAAGCAGCGTTTTTGCACGTTTTAACTACCAACTCAGCTGCTATTCGTTTTTATGAGAAGAGAAA GTTTAAACTTCACACATTTTTGCCTTATTATTACTCAATTAAAGGAAGATGTAAAGACGGTTTTATGTatgttttgtatttaaatgagGGACATCCACCTTGGACCTTATA CGATTACATCAAATGTATGTGTGGCAGAGTAATGAAAGGAGCAGGATTTTTTCCCTGGGTCCTATTCAACATAAACAAGGCTTTAGGTTGGTTGTGGGGAGAGCACCATGAGTCAGCAACTCAAGATCATCActga